The sequence TGTTTTTGCTGCTACCCGCACGCGCTCGCCTGGTGTTCAACGAGCACGGAGATTGCCACTACGTCAAGCGGAACCTGCGTGGCCTGGCCGGCCTCTTGCGGGCCGGATCTTTTGCCAAGATCGATCCGTATCGGCGCCTCTCGAGAAGGGGTCTCCGCTATCGGGCGCCGATCCTGGTCAAGGCCGTGCTGTTTCTTCCCCGCTATCTGTACCTGATCCTGTGGCTGCTCCTGGGAAGCCTGAAGAGAGGCGGCTCCAAACGCCTCGCCGTTTTCAGAAAGGGAAGCTTCGGAGCGCGGGACTAGTCAAACGCTGATCGAGATCTCAGGAACCGAACCGCTCCGCCACGGCATCCCAGTTCACGACGTTCCACCAGGCCTTGATGTAGTCGGGCCTCCGGTTCTGATAGCGGAGATAGTAGGCGTGCTCCCACACGTCCACGCCCAGGAGAGGAACCTGTCCGGCCATGACGGGAGAGTCCTGATTGGCGGTGGAGAGGACCTCCAGCGTTCCCGACGCGTTCTTCACCAGCCAGGCCCACCCCGATCCGAACCGTCCTATGCCCGCGGCGGCGACGGCCTGCTGAAACTGGGCGAAACTGCCGAACGTCGAATTGATGGCGTCGCCCAGGGCGCCGCCGGGTTCTCCTCCGCCACCGGGTCCCATGAGCGTCCAGAACAGGGAGTGATTGGCGTGGCCGCCGGCGTTGTTCCTCACGGCGGTCCGAATGCTCCCGGGAACCGCGGCGCAGTTGTCGGCCAGCAGTTCGTCCAGGCTCAGTCCGGCCAGCTCCGGATGCGAGGAGAGGGCATTGTTCAGGTTCCCAATGTACGCGGCGTGGTGTTTGCCGTGGTGGATCCCCATGGTGGCGGAGTCGATGTGGGGCTCCAAGGCGTCGGTGGCATAGGGAAGGGACGGCAATTCGAATGGCATGAGATCTCCTTTCGCTGTTCCTGGGTGAGCGGGGCGCCCGCTCGGCAAAAAGATACCAGCGCGTGCGGGATACGGCAACCGGCCCATCGGATTGGGAGGCGTCGCCGTAGTAGACTGGACCGGGAGCCGATCGGGAGCGTGGGATGCAGTTTCCTGTAAGCTGGCGGATGTTGATTTTCGGGCTTATCGCCATTTTTCTTTCAGCCGAAATCTGCGCGCAGGTTCCGCGAGCTTCCGATTCGGAGACCGAATTCGTTGTCGTCGTTACCGGCAGAGAACTTCTCGAAGGCGCTTACGCCGACGCGCACACTCAGTTTTTGGCGCGGACGCTCCTGCCTCTCGGAGGCCGATGTGTCGGATCGGTCACCGTCACCGACGACGAAAAGGAGATGCTGCGAGCCCTCGAATATGCCTCCCGGC is a genomic window of Acidobacteriota bacterium containing:
- a CDS encoding superoxide dismutase; translation: MPFELPSLPYATDALEPHIDSATMGIHHGKHHAAYIGNLNNALSSHPELAGLSLDELLADNCAAVPGSIRTAVRNNAGGHANHSLFWTLMGPGGGGEPGGALGDAINSTFGSFAQFQQAVAAAGIGRFGSGWAWLVKNASGTLEVLSTANQDSPVMAGQVPLLGVDVWEHAYYLRYQNRRPDYIKAWWNVVNWDAVAERFGS